Proteins encoded by one window of Sphaerodactylus townsendi isolate TG3544 linkage group LG04, MPM_Stown_v2.3, whole genome shotgun sequence:
- the LOC125431301 gene encoding 1,4-alpha-glucan-branching enzyme-like, whose translation MVEDCKGFPSFWPPLMWEWVEPGNSPKLGMMLHYLTPSPRPLKVYTQEKGARRHSLSHTKRCNEFGHPEWLDFPRRGNNESYHYARRQIHLADDQLLRYRFLNAFDRDMNKLEERCGWLSSPQAYVSEKHESNKVIAFERASLLFIFNFHPSKSFTDYRVGVQTPGKYKIALDSDAPEYGGHNRLDHNTEFFTQQFSHNYRANSILQPNSQSEKEGQSRGQQHKHHLEVYIPSRVAIVLENMDLTK comes from the exons ATGGTTGAGGATTGCAAAGGTTTTCCATCCTTCTGGCCACCCTTGATGTGGGAATG GGTGGAGCCAGGCAACAGCCCCAAGCTGGGCATGATGCTACACTACCTGACTCCATCCCCAAGACCCCTTAAGGTCTACACTCAGGAAAAGGGGGCACGTAGACACAGTCTCTCCCATACAAAAAGAT gtaATGAGTTTGGTCACCCAGAATGGTTAGACTTCCCCAGACGAGGCAATAATGAAAGCTACCATTATGCTAGGAGACAGATTCATTTAGCTGATGATCAACTTCTTCGCTACAGATTCCTAAATGCATTTGACAGAGATATGAACAAATTGGAAGAAAGATGTGGCTGGCTTTCATCTCCACAG GCTTATGTGAGTGAAAAACATGAATCAAACAAAGTCATTGCTTTTGAGAGAGCGAGTCTCCTGTTTATATTCAATTTCCACCCATCTAAAAGCTTTACAGATTACAGAGTGGGTGTACAAACACCAGGAAA GTATAAAATTGCACTGGATTCTGATGCACCAGAATATGGAGGACATAACAGACTGGATCATAATACAGAATTCTTCACTCAGCAGTTTTCACATAACTATCGTGCCAATTCAATTTTG CAGCCCAATTCACAGAGTGAAAAAGAAGGCCAGTCCCGAGGACAGCAGCACAAACACCACCTGGAG
- the LOC125430813 gene encoding 1,4-alpha-glucan-branching enzyme-like: MPAIARPVMEGGGGFDYRLAMAIPDKWIQYLKEYKDEEWNMGNIVFTLTNRRHGEKYVTYSESHDQALVGDKTLAFWLMDAEMYTNMSILSPLTPVIDRGIQLHKIIRLITHALGGEGYLNFMGK; encoded by the exons ATGCCAGCCATTGCTCGACCAGTTATGGAAGGAGGAGGTGGATTTGATTACCGGCTAGCCATGGCCATTCCTGACAAATGGATTCAG tatCTGAAGGAGTATAAGGATGAAGAATGGAATATGGGCAATATAGTGTTTACACTAACAAACAGGCGCCATGGAGAAAAATATGTTACATATTCAGAGAGTCATGACCAG GCCCTTGTCGGTGATAAGACTCTGGCATTTTGGCTGATGGATGCAGAGATGTATACCAATATGAGTATTCTCTCACCTCTCACTCCAGTTATTGATCGAGGAATACAACTTCATAAAATAATTCGCCTCATTACTCATGCACTTGGAGGAGAAGGATATCTTAACTTTATGGGTAAGTGA